In the genome of Massilibacillus massiliensis, one region contains:
- a CDS encoding GGDEF domain-containing protein has product MLQKKLAIFFGSDLPLQERLYYAVSGIGMISALLGLLSSFIVGLSLAGILASAACFVMLVIILVYVLKTKNFKRASMLTSLAFNLLIFPINFIYSGGIDGGMPLYFIMGIFFTFLLIRGKKRRYLISLYLVLYTMLMTFSVYNPAIIVPFVSERARLIDMIFALVIVSVFTGVVISIVAYEYSMDHQKVERLNRRLNQFAIKDSLTNLFNRRYLMSQLEKQIERAKREKCCLALIIFDIDYFKNINDTYGHLIGDEVLKNFSNLLANEIRGNDIVGRYGGEEFFIILAESDCNGAFYIAERIRNKVYQSILSKQVKDPITVSGGIGTYHSPMSVEELIAVADKNLYKAKYAGRNKIISA; this is encoded by the coding sequence ATGCTACAAAAAAAATTAGCGATTTTCTTTGGCAGCGATCTCCCATTACAGGAAAGATTATATTATGCCGTATCTGGCATTGGGATGATAAGTGCTTTACTAGGTCTGTTGAGTTCTTTTATCGTTGGTCTTTCTTTGGCAGGAATCTTAGCCTCGGCGGCTTGTTTCGTTATGCTGGTTATTATTTTGGTTTATGTTTTGAAAACAAAAAATTTTAAACGAGCATCAATGTTAACGAGTTTGGCTTTTAATCTGTTGATATTTCCAATCAATTTTATTTATTCTGGTGGCATAGACGGTGGAATGCCGCTCTATTTTATTATGGGGATCTTTTTCACTTTTTTATTGATTAGAGGGAAGAAACGACGCTATTTGATTAGTCTATATTTAGTCTTATATACTATGCTCATGACATTTAGCGTGTACAATCCGGCAATCATTGTTCCCTTTGTAAGTGAAAGAGCTCGTTTAATTGATATGATTTTTGCACTTGTCATTGTGTCTGTTTTTACTGGTGTAGTGATCAGTATTGTAGCGTATGAATATTCTATGGATCATCAGAAAGTTGAGCGTTTAAATCGACGGCTTAATCAATTTGCAATAAAGGATTCACTTACGAATTTGTTCAATCGCAGATATTTAATGAGTCAGCTAGAAAAACAAATTGAAAGAGCGAAAAGAGAGAAATGCTGTTTGGCGTTAATTATTTTTGATATTGATTATTTTAAAAATATTAATGATACGTATGGTCATTTGATTGGTGATGAAGTGTTAAAAAATTTCTCCAATCTACTTGCGAATGAAATACGTGGCAATGATATTGTCGGGCGATATGGTGGAGAAGAATTTTTTATTATTTTGGCTGAATCGGACTGTAATGGAGCATTTTATATTGCAGAACGAATAAGGAATAAAGTATATCAAAGTATATTATCTAAGCAAGTAAAAGACCCGATTACGGTTAGTGGAGGAATCGGAACTTATCATTCTCCGATGAGTGTTGAGGAATTAATTGCTGTTGCTGACAAAAATCTCTATAAAGCAAAATATGCTGGCAGAAATAAAATCATTAGCGCCTAG
- a CDS encoding histidinol-phosphatase, translated as MKFDYHMHFEYGSYDLNWVKGFFESAKKRGIEEIGISEHTHGFVEFKDLYYDELILDDGVVGTFQQKWLKKNKFKYSLDDYFCFMNELKEKGYPVKIGIEICNFQNQKHVKEIIGKYDFDYVIGSVHFLKGWGYDFSDIKTEWSRHTLEDIYTWYAQEIENLCSGGLYDILGHPFNIRLFKNIPTFDVRPILERVAKALKQANMAIDINTGTLYRYPIAEISPYPDFLEVARAYDLPIITSSDAHQPEDCGRYIDKAVEYAKAYGYDSVLTFSNRKAVARRFDE; from the coding sequence GTGAAATTTGATTATCATATGCATTTTGAATATGGCAGTTATGATTTAAACTGGGTGAAGGGTTTTTTTGAAAGTGCAAAAAAACGGGGGATTGAAGAAATTGGTATTTCTGAGCATACCCACGGTTTTGTTGAATTTAAAGATTTGTATTATGATGAGTTGATTTTAGATGATGGCGTTGTTGGAACATTTCAACAAAAATGGCTGAAAAAAAATAAATTCAAATATTCTTTAGACGACTATTTTTGTTTTATGAACGAGCTAAAAGAAAAAGGTTATCCTGTTAAAATAGGAATTGAGATTTGCAATTTTCAAAATCAAAAACATGTCAAAGAGATTATTGGAAAATATGATTTTGATTATGTAATTGGGTCAGTGCATTTTCTAAAAGGATGGGGATATGATTTTTCGGATATTAAAACGGAATGGAGTCGTCATACATTAGAAGATATCTATACTTGGTATGCACAAGAGATTGAAAACTTATGCAGCGGCGGTCTTTACGATATACTTGGGCATCCCTTTAATATACGATTGTTTAAAAATATTCCGACATTTGACGTTCGTCCGATTTTGGAACGTGTCGCAAAAGCATTAAAGCAGGCGAATATGGCGATTGATATCAACACAGGTACACTTTATCGTTACCCGATTGCGGAAATTTCTCCGTATCCAGATTTCTTAGAAGTGGCACGTGCTTATGATTTACCAATTATTACATCATCAGATGCACATCAACCGGAAGATTGCGGCCGTTATATTGATAAGGCTGTAGAATATGCAAAGGCCTATGGTTATGACAGTGTGTTAACATTCAGCAATCGTAAGGCGGTTGCTAGAAGATTTGATGAATAG
- a CDS encoding LytR/AlgR family response regulator transcription factor: protein MLVLKVLIIDDEMPARDELKYLLSFERDVEVIGDADNIAEAVELAVKLQPDVIFLDINMREMNGLEASAIFRSVVKSTMIVFATAYDEYALKAFEIGAVDYILKPFEQERISKTIMRLKNYQPEEWNTAAKQIDVALSQSKVSVQKLPVEKSGKIILLNYHEIVYAYAHNGMVTVVTEHEELNYSGTLSELQGRVVETTLLRVHKSYIVNLDKVKEVVPWFKGTYWLKMDSSSKVEIPISKSQIKEIKTIFGLK, encoded by the coding sequence ATGCTTGTGCTAAAAGTTTTGATTATTGATGATGAGATGCCGGCACGTGATGAACTAAAATATTTATTGTCTTTTGAGCGTGATGTTGAGGTAATTGGAGATGCGGATAATATCGCAGAAGCAGTAGAACTTGCGGTTAAATTGCAGCCGGATGTAATTTTTTTAGATATTAATATGCGAGAAATGAATGGACTAGAGGCATCGGCTATCTTTAGAAGTGTCGTAAAATCGACGATGATTGTCTTTGCTACAGCTTATGATGAATACGCATTGAAAGCATTTGAAATTGGTGCTGTAGATTATATTTTGAAACCTTTTGAACAAGAAAGAATCAGTAAAACAATTATGCGATTGAAAAATTATCAACCGGAAGAATGGAATACAGCGGCCAAGCAAATTGATGTTGCACTTAGTCAAAGTAAGGTTTCTGTACAAAAGCTGCCAGTCGAAAAGTCGGGGAAAATTATTTTGTTAAATTATCATGAGATTGTGTATGCCTATGCACATAATGGAATGGTAACCGTTGTAACGGAGCATGAAGAATTGAATTATAGCGGTACGTTATCTGAATTACAAGGACGCGTAGTAGAAACGACTTTGCTTCGTGTACATAAAAGTTATATCGTAAATCTAGACAAAGTCAAAGAAGTAGTTCCATGGTTTAAAGGAACGTACTGGTTGAAAATGGACAGTAGTAGTAAGGTAGAAATACCAATCAGCAAAAGTCAAATTAAGGAAATAAAGACGATTTTTGGGTTAAAATAA
- a CDS encoding sensor histidine kinase, whose product MQDSLLFQMVERMSMAATLAFILSQTSIFRRINYSYVSTADKVKIAIIFGLIGITGTYAGIPVHDALANSRVIGVMAAGLIGGPTVGVMAGFVAGGHRYFMGGFTAFSCSLANICEGLLAGLIRRYYPSNPVPWWVALLSGIVGETMQMCIILLTAKPFDMAYALVENIAVPMIVANSIGLAIFMLIIKTTMDVQLRAGAMQAQKALMIAAQTLPYFRRGLYSESAKAAARIVYEKGGYHAVAVTDTEKVLAFIGVEAQHHLSENKGFTKATNRALISGDVYIARTPAEIGCKCQKCSLTSAIIVPLKCGKQVIGTFKLYHTNSNLLNESDVVFANGLADLFSIQLELAEIDRQTKQAAHAELKALQAQINPHFLFNTLNTIISLVRTQPELARELLVKLSSIFRFTLRKTGRNITLSEEITQVRAYLAIEKARCGEKLTIREEIDVNADIYMIPSLTIQPIIENAIVHGLKRKIDGGTIILHIEECEEAIKIKVMDDGIGMDLSKKNPLQETSEGHIGLKNVDERLHSQYGVAYGVTLESVVNQGTTVTIKIPKIPNSTAEDDACAKSFDY is encoded by the coding sequence TTGCAGGATTCTTTGTTATTTCAAATGGTCGAGCGCATGAGCATGGCGGCAACGCTGGCTTTTATTTTATCGCAGACCAGTATTTTTCGTAGAATTAATTATAGTTATGTTTCAACTGCGGATAAGGTAAAGATTGCAATTATCTTTGGTTTGATCGGCATTACTGGAACTTATGCAGGTATTCCTGTTCATGATGCTTTAGCAAATTCCAGAGTGATTGGTGTTATGGCAGCAGGCTTAATTGGCGGTCCGACTGTTGGTGTTATGGCGGGATTTGTAGCCGGTGGTCATCGATATTTCATGGGTGGATTTACAGCATTTTCATGTTCATTGGCCAATATTTGTGAAGGCTTGCTGGCGGGTTTAATTCGTCGTTATTATCCTTCTAATCCTGTACCGTGGTGGGTTGCCTTACTTAGCGGGATCGTTGGGGAAACGATGCAAATGTGCATTATTCTTTTGACTGCCAAACCTTTTGATATGGCATATGCATTGGTTGAAAATATTGCAGTGCCAATGATTGTCGCTAATTCGATTGGTCTTGCAATTTTCATGCTGATTATCAAAACTACGATGGATGTACAGCTGCGCGCCGGTGCGATGCAGGCACAAAAAGCATTGATGATCGCGGCACAAACGCTGCCGTATTTTAGACGTGGTTTATATAGTGAATCAGCAAAAGCTGCGGCAAGGATTGTTTATGAAAAGGGTGGATATCATGCTGTCGCTGTGACGGATACAGAAAAGGTGCTGGCTTTTATTGGTGTTGAGGCACAACATCATTTATCGGAAAATAAAGGATTCACAAAAGCAACGAATCGAGCGTTGATCAGCGGAGATGTTTATATTGCGAGAACACCGGCGGAAATTGGCTGCAAGTGCCAAAAGTGTTCACTAACAAGTGCGATTATTGTACCATTAAAGTGTGGTAAGCAAGTGATCGGAACATTCAAGCTCTATCATACAAATAGTAATTTATTGAACGAATCCGATGTTGTGTTTGCAAACGGGCTGGCGGATTTGTTTTCGATTCAACTTGAATTGGCTGAAATCGATCGCCAGACAAAACAGGCTGCACATGCCGAGTTAAAAGCTTTGCAGGCCCAGATTAACCCACATTTTTTGTTTAATACGTTGAATACAATTATATCGTTGGTAAGAACTCAACCGGAGCTGGCGAGAGAATTATTGGTAAAGCTTAGTTCAATTTTTCGGTTTACGCTGCGGAAAACGGGCCGAAATATTACTTTGAGTGAAGAAATCACACAGGTGCGGGCTTATCTAGCGATAGAAAAAGCACGGTGTGGAGAAAAACTGACGATTCGAGAAGAGATTGATGTAAACGCAGATATTTATATGATCCCATCTCTTACGATACAGCCAATTATTGAAAATGCGATTGTACACGGATTAAAACGAAAAATTGATGGCGGTACGATCATTCTTCATATCGAAGAATGTGAAGAGGCGATAAAAATAAAAGTGATGGATGATGGCATTGGAATGGATTTGTCAAAGAAAAATCCATTGCAGGAAACATCGGAAGGCCATATTGGACTAAAAAATGTAGATGAACGCTTACATAGCCAATATGGTGTTGCATATGGTGTGACTTTGGAAAGTGTAGTCAATCAGGGGACGACTGTAACGATTAAGATACCGAAAATACCAAATTCTACTGCGGAGGACGATGCTTGTGCTAAAAGTTTTGATTATTGA
- a CDS encoding PAS domain-containing sensor histidine kinase, giving the protein MENLPLAFINSLGSMVIIVGIYSYIYFVNKEKYMGVCAISWCMLLSRYVLFDSGMIEWKNSLLWTFIYQMLIIWSVLLFMWGTYVFFNKTYNKKLAFFCGIGISFGLIIVDYFVSSLAIKLMIPIFLGVYVGLSIGWTYIKNTKIQGFGALCVGYAYIGWSILNITMPFQINNVWFSSLGYIMGGLFRLIIALGTLIVYFEKNRREYIKKESEYRLLAENAIDVIYSYQLFPERKFKYISPSALNVTGFTPEEYYNNNRLLFEIVHSEDEPMLKNFYNNLSNLDGEPLTLRLITKQGKLIWIEQKSVPVYNDAGEIIEIQGIIRDITARKELESVAAQFDRMNIVGNMAATVAHEIRNPMTTVLGYMQLLGRKEKYAGDRDKFKLMVDELHRANDIIREYLSLSNQKLVNLKKSSLNSILQAIYPLLEADASTVKVKINLVMAEIPELLLDANEIRQLVLNMVRNGVESMPNGGELTFGTRMDKDGVILFISDQGMGIPEEAFEKLGTPFFTTKDNGTGLGLSICYQIANRHNANIKINSSENGTTFKICFKCNLA; this is encoded by the coding sequence ATGGAAAATTTACCTTTAGCATTTATTAATTCATTAGGATCTATGGTCATAATTGTTGGCATCTATAGCTATATTTATTTTGTTAATAAAGAGAAATATATGGGTGTCTGTGCAATTAGTTGGTGCATGCTATTATCACGATATGTATTATTTGACTCAGGCATGATCGAATGGAAGAATTCATTGCTATGGACTTTTATATATCAAATGCTAATTATTTGGAGTGTTTTGCTATTTATGTGGGGAACATATGTGTTTTTTAATAAAACATATAATAAAAAGTTAGCATTTTTTTGTGGAATAGGAATAAGTTTTGGGTTAATAATTGTTGACTATTTTGTGTCTAGTTTAGCAATTAAATTGATGATTCCAATTTTTTTAGGCGTTTATGTAGGTTTATCAATCGGATGGACATATATTAAAAATACCAAAATTCAGGGTTTCGGAGCTTTATGTGTGGGCTATGCTTATATAGGATGGAGTATTTTAAATATTACTATGCCTTTTCAAATTAATAATGTTTGGTTTTCATCTTTAGGATATATAATGGGAGGTTTATTTCGTTTAATTATAGCCTTGGGGACGTTAATTGTTTATTTTGAAAAAAATCGTAGAGAGTATATCAAAAAAGAATCAGAGTATCGATTATTAGCAGAAAATGCGATTGATGTGATTTATTCTTATCAACTATTTCCAGAACGAAAATTTAAATATATAAGCCCTTCGGCTTTAAATGTTACAGGATTTACTCCTGAAGAATATTACAATAACAATAGATTGTTATTTGAAATTGTGCATAGTGAAGATGAACCGATGTTGAAAAATTTTTATAATAACTTATCTAATTTAGATGGGGAACCACTAACATTACGTTTAATTACGAAACAAGGTAAACTCATTTGGATTGAGCAGAAAAGTGTACCGGTTTATAATGATGCGGGTGAAATTATTGAAATTCAGGGAATCATTCGTGATATTACGGCGAGAAAAGAGCTTGAAAGTGTTGCTGCGCAATTTGATAGAATGAACATTGTTGGGAATATGGCGGCTACAGTTGCGCATGAAATTAGAAATCCGATGACTACCGTATTAGGCTATATGCAATTATTAGGAAGAAAAGAAAAATATGCAGGTGATCGAGATAAATTTAAATTGATGGTTGATGAACTGCATCGTGCCAATGATATCATTCGTGAATATTTATCACTGTCTAATCAAAAATTAGTAAATCTCAAAAAATCATCACTTAATAGTATTTTGCAAGCAATCTATCCTTTACTTGAGGCAGATGCTAGTACTGTAAAAGTAAAAATAAATCTTGTAATGGCTGAGATTCCTGAGCTATTACTAGATGCAAATGAGATACGGCAGCTGGTACTCAATATGGTACGAAATGGTGTGGAATCTATGCCAAATGGAGGGGAACTGACTTTTGGAACAAGGATGGACAAGGACGGAGTTATTTTGTTTATTAGCGATCAGGGAATGGGTATTCCAGAGGAAGCTTTTGAAAAGCTGGGAACACCTTTCTTCACAACGAAAGACAATGGGACGGGATTAGGGCTTTCAATCTGCTATCAGATCGCAAATCGTCATAATGCAAATATTAAAATAAATTCTAGTGAAAATGGAACTACTTTTAAAATTTGTTTCAAATGCAACTTAGCGTAG
- a CDS encoding HAD family hydrolase, which produces MIKLIITDMDGTLLDEKGELPVELDQVMPKLREKGILFAAASGRQYYSLLNTFAEFEKEMLFFAENGTYVIYKGKELFSHTLPKDTVVEILNIAKAIPDIHIVLSGKKKAYHTSIDPLFEKDLHRYYVRSELVSDFSTVEDEFLKISIFDTKGAEFNSNRFFAGYRDKLQVAVSAPHWLDVMTLGTNKGVAVKKVQEHFHFKENETMVFGDYLNDLEMMSAAYYSYAMENAHPDVKQRARFIAKSNAEYGVIRAIQEKVLG; this is translated from the coding sequence ATGATAAAATTGATCATAACAGATATGGATGGTACATTACTTGATGAAAAGGGCGAATTGCCGGTAGAGTTAGATCAAGTTATGCCAAAGTTAAGAGAAAAAGGAATTCTGTTTGCTGCTGCGAGTGGACGGCAGTATTACAGTTTATTAAATACGTTTGCTGAGTTTGAAAAAGAAATGTTGTTTTTCGCTGAAAATGGTACGTATGTGATTTATAAAGGTAAGGAATTATTTTCTCATACATTGCCTAAAGATACGGTGGTGGAGATTTTAAATATTGCGAAAGCGATACCTGATATACACATTGTATTATCAGGCAAGAAAAAGGCCTATCACACGTCAATAGATCCGCTGTTTGAAAAAGATTTGCATCGTTACTATGTACGTTCTGAGTTGGTAAGTGATTTTTCAACTGTCGAGGACGAATTTCTAAAAATATCGATTTTTGATACCAAGGGTGCTGAGTTTAATAGCAATCGCTTTTTTGCTGGATATCGAGATAAGTTGCAGGTTGCTGTTAGTGCGCCGCATTGGTTGGACGTTATGACGTTAGGTACCAATAAAGGAGTGGCGGTTAAAAAGGTGCAGGAGCATTTTCATTTTAAAGAAAACGAAACGATGGTATTTGGTGATTATTTAAATGATTTAGAAATGATGTCTGCTGCGTACTATAGTTATGCAATGGAAAATGCGCACCCTGACGTAAAACAGAGAGCTCGATTTATAGCGAAATCGAATGCTGAATACGGTGTCATTCGTGCAATTCAAGAAAAAGTGCTGGGGTAA
- a CDS encoding methyl-accepting chemotaxis protein, with protein sequence MAESVLLNAFVSVVDVIPKLLVSKIGMVVCDKEKWIASSAIEEIKRQIVIGDVIKPGAAVHTAMQKNRRVVVEVAKEVYGIPYIAVSIPIVDHGVVVGAVAIHESLERKQVLQETANHLSDAADVMSEAMQSILLQAKQMTATSHNLRELVNTAHKEVSETDSVISFIKNVASETNLLGLNAAIEAARVGEQGRGFGVVATEVRKLAENSATSATEITQTLTQINASIARINEEIEVVDSVNLKQSDTIENIAGKSKELQDIAQRLAAIAAELNKENE encoded by the coding sequence ATGGCAGAATCGGTATTATTAAATGCATTTGTAAGCGTAGTTGATGTTATTCCTAAGCTTTTAGTTAGTAAAATTGGTATGGTTGTTTGTGATAAAGAAAAGTGGATTGCTTCTAGTGCTATTGAAGAAATAAAAAGGCAAATTGTGATTGGTGATGTGATTAAACCCGGGGCGGCAGTTCATACAGCGATGCAGAAAAATAGGCGTGTCGTTGTTGAGGTTGCAAAGGAAGTGTATGGGATTCCCTATATTGCCGTGAGTATACCAATTGTTGATCATGGTGTAGTTGTAGGGGCCGTTGCAATTCATGAATCTTTAGAAAGAAAACAAGTATTGCAAGAGACTGCAAATCATCTTTCTGATGCTGCAGATGTAATGTCAGAGGCAATGCAATCAATCCTACTGCAGGCAAAGCAGATGACTGCCACAAGTCATAATCTTAGGGAATTAGTAAACACAGCCCACAAAGAAGTAAGTGAAACAGATTCTGTAATTAGTTTTATTAAAAATGTTGCGAGTGAGACAAACTTGTTAGGACTCAATGCGGCAATCGAGGCGGCGCGTGTTGGTGAGCAAGGTCGTGGTTTTGGTGTAGTTGCAACAGAGGTACGAAAGCTGGCTGAGAATAGTGCGACTTCTGCAACAGAGATTACACAAACTTTGACGCAGATCAACGCATCAATTGCGAGAATTAATGAAGAAATTGAGGTTGTCGATTCGGTGAATTTGAAGCAATCAGATACGATTGAAAATATTGCCGGAAAAAGTAAAGAATTGCAAGATATTGCACAAAGATTAGCTGCGATTGCAGCGGAGTTGAATAAAGAAAATGAGTAG
- a CDS encoding carbon starvation CstA family protein, which produces MNGLYLVIISALVLTICYRYYGAFMAAKVLALDPNRPTPAVVNDDGHDYVPTNKWVTFGHHFAAIAGAGPLVGPVLAAQFGYLPGTIWLLVGACIGGAVHDIIILFASMRHNGLSIAEIAKAEIGKSTGLAAAIAVIFILVITMAGMAIAVANALFNSPWGAFTVGATIPIALFVGVYMRYLRPGHIGEASFIGVVLVLAAVFAGPWIQQSSLAPFFTLSRLQLDIILPIYGFIAAALPVWLLLAPRDYLSTYMKIGTIGALALGIIFVQPEIQMPAITEFINGGGPVIPGPVWPFVCITIACGAISGFHSIIATGTTPKMVSNEREILPIGFGAMLAESFVGIMALIAATSLFPADYFAINSAPAAFEKLGMAVQELPMLSQMVGEDVAGRPGGAVSLAVGMAHIFSKIPGLGEFMSFLYHFAIMFEALFILTIIDAGTRVGRYLLQEIGGMVYKPLGDVHWTPGIIFTSALISGAWGYLVFGGSIASIWPLFGLSNQLLASMTLAIGTTVLLRMGKGKYIWTTLIPLCFMIATALTAGFYNIFQFYLPKGQFLLAGASAIMMVLIVFVIMNSIKVWFEITKTDKTAKVSL; this is translated from the coding sequence ATGAATGGTCTTTATCTTGTTATTATTTCAGCACTTGTCTTGACGATTTGTTATCGTTATTATGGCGCGTTTATGGCGGCAAAGGTTTTGGCGCTGGATCCAAATCGTCCAACACCAGCGGTTGTGAACGATGATGGTCATGACTACGTACCAACGAACAAATGGGTAACATTTGGTCATCATTTTGCGGCGATTGCCGGCGCAGGTCCGCTTGTAGGTCCAGTACTTGCAGCACAATTCGGTTATCTGCCGGGAACCATCTGGTTGTTAGTTGGTGCTTGTATCGGTGGAGCGGTCCACGATATTATTATTTTATTTGCATCTATGCGCCACAATGGTTTATCCATAGCCGAAATTGCAAAAGCGGAAATCGGTAAATCTACCGGACTCGCGGCTGCAATTGCAGTAATTTTTATTTTGGTTATAACAATGGCAGGGATGGCAATTGCTGTTGCCAATGCTTTGTTTAACAGCCCTTGGGGTGCATTTACGGTAGGGGCAACAATTCCGATCGCATTATTTGTTGGTGTCTACATGCGTTATTTGCGCCCAGGGCATATTGGGGAAGCCTCTTTTATTGGGGTAGTATTAGTTTTGGCGGCCGTATTTGCCGGTCCGTGGATTCAACAGTCTTCATTAGCACCATTTTTCACATTAAGTCGTCTGCAACTTGATATTATTTTACCGATTTATGGGTTTATTGCAGCGGCATTGCCTGTGTGGCTGCTTTTAGCACCACGTGATTATTTAAGTACGTATATGAAAATTGGTACAATTGGAGCTTTAGCTCTGGGGATCATTTTTGTTCAACCAGAAATTCAAATGCCGGCGATTACAGAATTTATTAACGGCGGCGGTCCTGTTATACCAGGTCCAGTTTGGCCATTTGTTTGTATTACAATTGCTTGCGGTGCGATTTCTGGATTCCATTCAATTATTGCTACAGGTACAACACCTAAAATGGTAAGTAATGAACGTGAAATATTACCGATTGGATTTGGAGCAATGCTTGCAGAATCGTTTGTCGGTATCATGGCCTTGATTGCGGCAACCAGTTTATTTCCGGCAGATTATTTTGCGATTAACAGTGCACCTGCTGCGTTTGAAAAATTAGGGATGGCAGTACAAGAATTACCGATGTTATCACAAATGGTCGGTGAAGATGTTGCTGGTCGTCCGGGCGGGGCAGTATCCCTGGCAGTAGGTATGGCACATATCTTCTCAAAGATTCCAGGGCTTGGAGAATTCATGTCGTTCTTGTATCATTTTGCAATTATGTTTGAAGCTTTATTCATCTTGACGATTATTGATGCCGGTACGCGTGTTGGCCGTTATCTGTTACAAGAAATTGGCGGGATGGTATATAAACCTCTAGGTGATGTGCATTGGACACCCGGTATTATCTTTACGAGTGCCTTGATTTCTGGGGCTTGGGGATATTTGGTGTTTGGTGGTTCGATCGCATCCATTTGGCCTCTATTTGGCTTATCCAATCAATTGCTCGCGAGCATGACGCTGGCGATTGGAACAACAGTACTCTTGCGCATGGGAAAAGGAAAATATATATGGACGACGCTGATTCCGTTATGCTTTATGATTGCCACAGCATTGACGGCAGGTTTTTATAACATTTTCCAATTCTATTTACCAAAAGGTCAATTTTTACTAGCAGGTGCAAGTGCAATTATGATGGTTTTAATTGTATTTGTTATCATGAATTCAATTAAGGTGTGGTTTGAGATTACAAAAACAGATAAGACTGCAAAAGTGTCTCTTTAA
- a CDS encoding cyclic nucleotide-binding domain-containing protein → MNNQNLKKVLTKKKSTEENFQVCIANTLEEKKAIYQFRYEVYVEEMLKYKLKLVHQDKELADEMDEWGVLIYVKNGEEVIGTARINIGKISDFPKAIVEQLSLKEFQEYCDNNADYQFATVTKLMVGFNYRSSSALYLMMSKGYELYMQKGVQFSFGGGNCHLLRLYEKMGYHRYGKNFEDFGYGLLSPIVMLTNDLNHFRTIRSPFFRIAKKKANGNSAEINWFHEKFTKRLGIVNSQLIKPDELWSILCQRFNALPIEVIEILRDLSVEEAKIFLHACSSIVQCAPGELITTQGDVSYSHYVLLSGSLKSLTFENPIREYTVPGQYFGANGLTGHNKHTEDIVTTSQAEILVLTGFAFPRFSNANLDIAHKIIKRSIALSRNTMIRFK, encoded by the coding sequence ATGAATAATCAAAATCTAAAAAAGGTGTTAACGAAAAAAAAAAGTACGGAGGAAAATTTTCAAGTTTGTATAGCTAATACGTTAGAAGAGAAAAAGGCAATATATCAATTTCGTTATGAAGTTTATGTTGAAGAAATGTTAAAGTATAAATTAAAATTGGTTCATCAAGACAAGGAACTTGCAGATGAAATGGATGAATGGGGAGTACTTATTTATGTTAAAAATGGAGAAGAAGTAATTGGTACAGCAAGAATTAATATTGGTAAGATTTCAGATTTCCCCAAAGCGATAGTTGAGCAGCTATCATTAAAAGAATTTCAAGAATATTGTGATAATAATGCTGATTATCAATTTGCAACGGTTACTAAACTAATGGTTGGTTTTAACTATAGAAGTTCTTCTGCACTGTATTTAATGATGAGTAAAGGGTATGAGTTATATATGCAAAAAGGTGTGCAATTTTCTTTTGGAGGTGGAAATTGCCATTTATTGCGGTTGTATGAAAAAATGGGGTATCATCGTTATGGTAAAAATTTTGAGGATTTTGGGTATGGTTTATTAAGTCCAATTGTAATGCTAACAAATGACTTGAACCATTTTCGTACAATACGTTCACCGTTTTTCCGTATAGCTAAAAAAAAAGCGAATGGAAATTCAGCGGAAATCAATTGGTTTCATGAAAAGTTCACAAAAAGATTAGGCATTGTAAATAGTCAACTCATCAAACCGGATGAACTATGGTCAATTCTATGTCAGCGTTTTAATGCTTTACCTATAGAAGTTATCGAAATATTGCGGGATTTATCTGTAGAAGAAGCAAAGATTTTTCTTCATGCGTGCAGTAGTATTGTACAGTGCGCTCCAGGAGAATTAATTACTACACAAGGAGACGTGAGTTATTCACACTACGTCTTATTGTCAGGCAGTTTAAAATCGTTAACTTTTGAAAATCCAATACGAGAATATACTGTTCCTGGACAATATTTTGGTGCAAATGGATTAACAGGGCATAATAAGCATACTGAGGATATTGTGACTACATCACAGGCAGAAATCTTAGTATTAACAGGATTTGCATTCCCTCGATTTAGTAATGCGAATTTAGATATAGCACATAAGATTATAAAAAGGAGTATTGCACTATCACGAAATACCATGATTCGATTTAAATAA